From the genome of Saccharomyces eubayanus strain FM1318 chromosome X, whole genome shotgun sequence, one region includes:
- the MNN5 gene encoding alpha-1,2-mannosyltransferase MNN5, producing MLIRLKKRKILQLLFSAVVLVVFFCTVHKDASSSWLDASKSRLSNLTGSSNRNSFYTLLVDAIVKTKPLHAHPDLRELHAVEGCVFANNVAAHDTSHDDSLSYESLSKCYKLNRTVLANLADMHNEFTDILSGKLNYSTSQIEALFPESEGIVTIGGGKYSVLAYTMIKKLRQTGTTLPIEVIIPPQDEGDDDFCKNWLPNHNGKCLYFSDIVPSTSLRDLELTNFQLKAFGLIISNFKRIIFIDADNYPVTNLDLVFNTTSFQDTGLIMWPDLWRRVTPPAFYNIIGSTINTSKRVRFVSDDVSPVSRYDPFVSKSEEYTSEEMQDHFLRHVPLHDMDGTMPDLTSESGQMVIDKVRHFHTLLLALYYNVYGPSWYYKMLSQGTAGEGDKETFIAAAHALNVPYYQIKTKFEFDGFFYKTNDYQGLALLQHNFEQDYKQYQKAQEKVKANIDQYSKLDLDYNLDDGFLKTLMLNDDGSDLDIMFIHASYYKADPWTLFRENRFISADGKQVRXFWKPQRYAMDFELFLFDDMKESFCTPVKDKVIKFKYFEDKINTPKWDEMCKYLANHVDYLTSTHKEFMEKKD from the coding sequence ATGTTGATCaggctgaaaaaaagaaagatccTGCAGCTCCTTTTCAGCGCGGTGGTGCTGGTTGTATTCTTCTGCACTGTACATAAAGACGCGTCCTCTAGTTGGCTCGATGCCAGCAAGTCGAGATTGTCAAATCTGACTGGGTCCAGCAACAGAAACAGCTTTTATACGTTACTGGTTGATGCTATCGTCAAAACCAAACCTTTGCACGCACACCCCGATTTGCGTGAGCTGCACGCTGTGGAAGGGTGTGTATTTGCGAACAACGTGGCTGCTCATGATACTTCGCACGATGATAGCCTGAGTTACGAGAGCTTGAGTAAATGTTACAAGCTGAATAGAACGGTACTGGCAAATTTAGCGGATATGCACAATGAGTTTACGGATATCTTATCAGGAAAGCTAAATTACTCCACCTCGCAAATAGAAGCTCTTTTTCCCGAATCCGAAGGGATAGTCACCATCGGAGGTGGGAAGTACTCTGTGCTGGCTTATACGATGATCAAGAAACTTAGACAAACAGGCACTACATTGCCTATTGAAGTCATCATTCCACCGCAGGACGAAGGCGACGAtgatttttgtaaaaactGGTTGCCCAACCATAACGGTAAGTGTCTTTATTTCTCGGATATCGTTCCTTCGACGTCGTTGCGTGATCTGGAACTCACCAATTTTCAGTTAAAAGCCTTTGGGTTGATaatttccaatttcaaGCGCATAATCTTCATCGATGCGGATAATTATCCAGTGACTAATCTTGATCTTGTCTTCAACACAACATCCTTCCAAGATACTGGGTTGATTATGTGGCCCGATCTTTGGAGACGTGTCACTCCTCCTGCCTTTTACAACATCATAGGTTCCACCATCAACACTAGCAAAAGAGTTCGTTTTGTCAGTGATGATGTTTCCCCCGTGTCTCGTTATGATCCTTTCGTCAGCAAGTCAGAGGAATACACGTCAGAGGAGATGCAAGACCATTTCTTGAGACACGTTCCTTTACATGATATGGATGGTACCATGCCAGATTTAACTTCTGAATCCGGTCAAATGGTTATCGATAAGGTTCGTCATTTCCACACACTGCTATTGGcattatattataatgTCTATGGGCCTAGCTGGTATTATAAAATGCTCTCTCAAGGTACTGCAGGCGAAGGTGACAAAGAAACCTTTATTGCCGCCGCCCATGCTCTGAATGTACCATATTATCAGATTAAAaccaaatttgaattcgatggctttttttataaaacGAACGATTACCAAGGCCTTGCTTTGCTCCAGCATAATTTTGAGCAAGATTACAAGCAATATCAAAAAGCCCAGGAAAAGGTTAAAGCTAACATCGATCAATATTCCAAACTGGATTTAGACTATAACTTGGATGATGGtttcttgaaaactttgatGTTAAATGATGATGGCTCTGATTTGGATATTATGTTTATTCATGCAAGTTATTACAAGGCGGATCCATGGACTTTGTTCCGCGAAAATAGGTTTATTAGTGCCGATGGTAAACAAGTACGCRGATTCTGGAAACCGCAACGGTATGCAATGGATTTCGAactatttttgtttgacGATATGAAAGAATCCTTCTGTACTCCTGTGAAGGACAAAGTTATAAAATTCAAGTATTTCGAGGATAAGATCAACACACCCAAATGGGATGAAATGTGCAAATACTTGGCTAATCATGTTGATTATTTAACGAGCACTCATAAAGAATttatggaaaagaaagattaa
- the ATG36 gene encoding Atg36p, with amino-acid sequence MAAMNNIQVERGLRSTRIQRRSDSSVHDEVSPFEMVEFSGRNFELDFHRLESFDDVRVINNPELSPKSSYTAISHNEGLEPASSAFEVPSDEIAILSISSSGTKSSPPSDQPGANLRNIQYSTNSDRIDEWCLSSHFFNGLRQNVSQPNDSTTQGFPVSSFREMELHTSARLKKLTNSQRIAVQQLSRDLYPILRTCRRTKSRGPLLIYRQERLYDDIPSFFPQRDSIFRYYSLPFEFDRFSDVDIESSSPSRLADDNFREPSNRSSSTASSSVENRSWFGWTLLSRFLDREW; translated from the coding sequence ATGGCGGCCATGAACAATATCCAGGTAGAACGCGGGTTGAGGTCTACTCGCATCCAGCGCAGGAGTGACAGCAGCGTTCATGATGAGGTGTCACCGTTTGAGATGGTGGAGTTTTCTGGGAGGAATTTTGAGCTTGATTTCCATAGGCTAGAGTCGTTTGATGATGTACGGGTTATCAATAACCCTGAACTTTCGCCGAAGAGCTCATATACTGCCATTAGTCACAATGAGGGGCTGGAGCCTGCAAGTAGTGCCTTTGAAGTTCCCTCCGACGAGATTGCTATACTATCGATATCTAGCAGCGGTACTAAAAGTTCACCACCATCAGACCAGCCGGGCGCCAATCTTCGCAATATTCAATATTCTACTAACTCCGATAGAATAGATGAGTGGTGTTTGAGCAGCCACTTCTTCAATGGGTTGCGACAGAATGTATCTCAGCCAAACGATAGCACCACTCAGGGGTTCCCGGTTTCCTCTTTCAGGGAAATGGAACTCCACACATCCGCAAGACTAAAGAAGCTCACAAACAGCCAAAGAATTGCGGTGCAACAGCTATCAAGAGACTTGTATCCCATTTTAAGAACCTGTCGCCGTACAAAATCCCGGGGACCTCTTTTGATATACCGTCAAGAAAGACTATATGATGATATACCATCGTTTTTCCCACAGCGTGACTCCATTTTCAGGTATTATTCGTTGCCTTTTGAATTCGACAGATTTTCAGACGTCGATATAGAGTCCTCGTCGCCTTCACGACTGGCAGATGATAATTTTCGAGAACCGTCAAACCGCTCATCAAGTACTGCATCTTCGTCGGTGGAAAACAGGTCTTGGTTTGGGTGGACTTTGCTTTCTAGGTTTCTGGATAGGGAATGGTAG
- the GON7 gene encoding chromatin DNA-binding EKC/KEOPS complex subunit GON7, producing the protein MALPMAEYSAPDGVNKSFVPIPDDPRYLTTEGRTTGPSDHVLNAGQIDRDKPSEPKRVQGGTQMTYLGQLRTQLTGLQDDINEFLTERMELAKNKKKKADADEKRIQEEINQLLDGGDTEEEAD; encoded by the coding sequence ATGGCGTTACCGATGGCAGAGTATAGTGCACCAGACGGTGTCAATAAGAGTTTTGTGCCAATACCCGACGACCCGAGGTACTTGACCACAGAGGGCAGAACCACAGGCCCCAGTGACCATGTACTGAACGCTGGACAAATTGACAGAGACAAGCCCTCAGAACCCAAGAGGGTACAGGGCGGAACACAAATGACGTACTTGGGTCAGCTGCGTACGCAGCTGACGGGTCTACAGGACGACATCAATGAGTTTTTGACTGAAAGGATGGAACTAgccaagaacaagaagaagaaggcgGACGCAGACGAAAAGCGGATACAGGAAGAGATCAACCAGCTGCTGGACGGTGGCGACACCGAGGAGGAAGCCGATTAG
- the MNN11 gene encoding alpha-1,6-mannosyltransferase, with amino-acid sequence MAIKPRTKGKAYSPKSTGSQWFNRIGFKQNKYGTCKFLSIITTFVCILYFFSSRFYPMSRSMSVSHPPSHGLYINEIPASSRLIFPHVEHLPVLKQITVKGLYNTRLEVDGTKRLVLKAEENALTDEEKKKTTDQVLLVKRSFLDHGKLVYRKTNDAPKVVVVTLIDFENYDMETVIRIVQNRVDYAQKHQYGVYVRWIQEFLPVLENQNLDQSYDFVKPLMIRAAMHAFPTAKYIHFVDQDALLMNLDLSLQKYLLDPKILDLALLRNVPVVANSNIKTYNHFDLNSAKIIIPHDTDGNIDTYSFVVANDFHGQALVDYLNDPLLRNFPWETKGDKFGYAIGHLLQWHPTLLGKTAIVIPKVLASQHDASLDSEGEAGNGASSGDAYHYNEGDLAASFKGCRSRGTCASEIRNMYEKIKKS; translated from the coding sequence ATGGCAATTAAACCAAGAACAAAGGGCAAGGCGTATTCGCCGAAATCGACGGGGTCTCAATGGTTTAATAGAATTGGTTTCAAGCAGAACAAATATGGCACTTGTAAATTTCTATCAATCATAACGACCTTCGTTTGCATTCTTTACTTCTTCTCCAGCCGATTCTATCCAATGTCTCGTTCCATGAGTGTATCCCATCCTCCATCTCATGGACTCTATATTAACGAAATTCCTGCTTCCAGCCGATTGATCTTCCCACATGTAGAGCATTTACCTGTATTGAAGCAAATTACTGTAAAGGGGCTTTACAATACAAGACTGGAAGTGGACGGTACCAAGAGGTTGGTTTTAAAAGCCGAAGAGAATGCCTTAACCgatgaagagaaaaaaaagaccaCAGATCAAGTTCTACTGGTAAAGCGCTCTTTCTTGGACCACGGTAAATTGGTATACCGTAAAACCAACGATGCTCCGAAAGTGGTTGTGGTCACATTGATAGATTTCGAAAACTACGATATGGAAACCGTTATTCgaattgttcaaaataGAGTCGATTATGCTCAAAAGCACCAATACGGTGTTTACGTCCGTTGGATACAGGAATTTTTGCCCGTTTTGGAGAACCAAAATTTGGATCAAAGCTATGACTTCGTTAAGCCATTGATGATAAGAGCTGCCATGCATGCTTTCCCAACTGCCAAATACATTCATTTTGTTGATCAAGATGCACTATTGATGAACCTTGACCtttctttacaaaaataCCTATTGGATCCTAAGATTCTGGATCTGGCTTTACTAAGAAACGTTCCAGTCGTGGCTAACTCAAACATCAAAACGTATAAtcattttgatttgaattcaGCCAAGATCATTATTCCCCATGATACAGATGGTAATATCGATACATATTCCTTCGTCGTTGCTAATGACTTCCATGGCCAAGCTCTGGTAGACTATTTGAATGATCCACTGCTAAGAAATTTTCCATGGGAAACTAAAGGTGATAAATTTGGTTATGCTATTGGTCACCTTTTACAATGGCATCCTACCTTACTGGGCAAGACAGCAATTGTTATACCAAAGGTCTTAGCAAGTCAACACGATGCTTCTTTGGATTCAGAAGGCGAGGCAGGAAACGGTGCTTCCAGCGGCGACGCGTACCATTACAATGAAGGTGATTTGGCCGCTTCCTTCAAGGGCTGTAGGTCAAGAGGTACATGTGCCAGCGAGATAAGAAACATGTACGAGAAAATTAAGAAATCCTGA
- the RBH1 gene encoding Rbh1p has product MELFKREEEKTISTLKAIIYGCQTYGSIPHHLHERLTKVVSAARSIVATYSFHGSIGGISDVRAYLSVWLKDLGVLRLYQTILLESISLILDPATPNFRKCSEMDDFPHLIIRIYSRLEGYQNLINDKILAKFFVDFDFTFRAVYNKANCTTYTYDNVHLISDEAYPLVASMKINPTHVIKRGYFRLSIPTLNVSDILVEILHIPDGLAFFKVCSGNLPNSDDSIKTIFNSVSEENHQILELGKSLLYPIFRIGDLEINNINEIGAVITFSEVENLKLEILSLDQISWITQWKSSFQKFAAKAANDSTFIKGHMRFNKLNNIDEINIGLGLNLDVEAQGENFVPFSAENKRSLPSNTVCSLHRSKPLQIPLSFAIQNDFDDISLKGHISLDEDISDESISGLESSISDYEFHDNTFGSYQSISYPSTDVENNSMDMVITDENTVLSIKNVRISHWSNNSWKKISSAQLQLSVIRLRMGSFMVAHDPEFKNLHHLIIRLSDDIKCTQSTKQDIQLRVPPNELMCTLTGILNIRSSDNDKLLPLLNFYTTCHVETMSHSSTMESVSSEVSSVSSAMEHRHSILKCSSVIIPHTLTQDVIDSTLD; this is encoded by the coding sequence ATGGAATTATTCAAGCGCGAAGAGGAAAAGACGATCTCGACGTTAAAAGCCATTATTTATGGTTGTCAAACATATGGATCGATACCGCATCATTTACATGAACGTTTAACAAAGGTCGTCAGTGCTGCTAGATCGATCGTCGCTACTTATTCATTTCACGGCTCAATCGGTGGTATCTCAGATGTGAGGGCCTATCTCTCAGTTTGGCTTAAAGATCTGGGAGTTTTACGTTTATATCAAACGATTCTATTGGAAAGTATTTCCTTGATACTCGATCCAGCTACACCCAACTTTAGGAAATGCTCGGAAATGGATGATTTTCCGCATTTGATTATACGCATTTACTCCAGATTAGAAGGCTACCAGAACCTTATAAACGATAAAATATTAGCCAAGTTTTTTGTAGACTTTGATTTTACATTTAGGGCCGTATACAATAAGGCAAACTGTACCACTTACACCTATGATAACGTTCATCTTATATCGGACGAAGCGTATCCATTGGTTGCGTCTATGAAGATAAATCCTACGCATGTCATCAAAAGAGGTTATTTTAGACTCTCAATCCCGACATTAAACGTTTCCGATATATTAGTCGAGATCCTTCATATACCCGATGGATTggcatttttcaaagtttgCTCTGGCAATCTGCCCAATTCGGATGATTCTATCAAAACTATTTTCAACAGCGTTTCTGAAGAGAATCACCAAATCCTAGAATTGGGAAAAAGTTTGCTGTATCCGATTTTCAGGATTGGAGATTTAGAGATCAACAACATTAATGAAATCGGAGCAGTGATAACGTTTTCCGAAGTGGAAAACTTAAAATTGGAAATACTTAGCCTGGATCAAATCTCATGGATAACACAATGGAAATCGAGTTTCCAAAAGTTCGCAGCAAAGGCGGCTAATGACAGTACATTCATCAAAGGCCACATGAGATTCAATAAACTAAACAacattgatgaaattaaTATTGGGCTAGGCCTCAATCTCGATGTGGAGGCCCAAGGAGAGAACTTCGTACCATTCTCTgcagaaaacaaaagatcCTTGCCCTCAAATACAGTTTGCTCATTACACAGGTCAAAACCTCTACAAATTCCTTTATCGTTTGCTATTCAAAACgattttgatgatatttctttgaagggGCATATATCCCTCGATGAAGATATCAGTGATGAATCTATTAGTGGTTTAGAGAGTAGTATATCAGACTATGAGTTTCATGACAACACGTTTGGTAGTTACCAATCAATTTCTTACCCTTCTACGGATGTAGAAAATAACTCAATGGACATGGTAATCACCGATGAAAACACTGTCCTTTCTATCAAGAATGTTCGAATAAGTCATTGGTCAAACAACTCgtggaaaaaaatctcttcGGCTCAATTGCAACTCAGTGTTATTCGACTACGTATGGGAAGCTTTATGGTAGCTCATGACCCTGAGTTCAAGAATCTCCACCATTTGATTATTCGTTTGAGTGATGATATAAAATGTACGCAATCAACAAAACAGGACATACAATTACGTGTCCCACCAAACGAATTAATGTGCACCTTGACCGGCATTCTGAATATCAGGTCTAGCGACAACGATAAGTTACTACCATTATTAAACTTTTATACGACATGCCATGTGGAAACTATGTCACATTCAAGCACCATGGAATCTGTTTCAAGTGAAGTTTCCTCTGTTTCATCAGCGATGGAACACAGGCATTCGATACTGAAGTGCTCTTCAGTAATAATACCCCATACTTTGACGCAGGACGTCATCGATTCAACACTTGACTAG
- the ATP12 gene encoding ATP synthase complex assembly protein ATP12 yields MLTSLKYGNCVARSIRSTIPRFYSLNAQPLGTDNTIENNSPTETNRLSKTSQKFWEKVSLNRNAENGKIALQLDGKTIKTPLGNGILIDDTRSLLAYLLKLEWSSLSSLSIKTHSLPLTSLVSRCIDLEMTNKPGCDPQLVAKIGGNSDVIKDQLLRYLDTDTLLVFSPTSEFEGKLRAAQNELYLPLIKGTEEFLSKFSSQHDDIHLQVLDADIHGLRGNQQPNVVRDAAMNYMNSLSPWDLAILEKTVLTTKSFICGVLLMENKKISDNLPPGLKTDMEKIVRAATLETIFQIERWGEVEDTHDVDKRDIXRKIHTAAIAAFKQ; encoded by the coding sequence ATGTTGACATCACTGAAATACGGGAACTGTGTTGCCAGGTCAATTAGATCGACAATCCCTCGTTTCTATTCACTAAACGCTCAGCCATTGGGCACAGACAATacaattgaaaataacTCACCTACAGAGACAAACAGACTGAGCAAGACTTCCCAAAAATTCTGGGAAAAGGTGTCATTGAATAGAAACGctgaaaatggaaaaattgcATTACAATTAGATGGGAAGACTATAAAGACTCCCCTAGGAAACGGTATATTAATTGATGATACAAGGTCTCTTTTAGCATACCTATTAAAACTAGAATGGTCATCGTTATCCAGTCTCTCGATCAAAACGCACTCTTTGCCATTGACCTCATTAGTGTCGAGGTGCATTGATTTAGAAATGACAAACAAACCCGGCTGTGATCCTCAATTGGTCGCAAAGATCGGTGGTAATAGTGATGTTATTAAAGACCAATTGTTAAGATATTTGGATACTGATACCTTGTTAGTGTTTTCGCCCACGAGTGAGTTTGAAGGGAAACTACGTGCTGCCCAAAATGAGTTATACTTGCCCTTGATTAAAGGAACCGAAGAATTCCTatccaaattttcttcCCAGCATGATGACATTCATTTACAGGTTTTAGATGCTGATATCCATGGGTTACGAGGTAACCAACAGCCAAATGTAGTTAGGGACGCGGCTATGAACTACATGAACAGCTTATCACCATGGGACCTGGCTATCCTTGAGAAAACTGTACTAACTACCAAATCGTTCATCTGCGGTGTGCTATTAatggaaaacaagaaaatctCTGATAATCTACCCCCTGGCTTGAAAACTGAcatggaaaaaattgttcGTGCTGCCACTTTGGAAACcatctttcaaattgaaagatGGGGGGAGGTTGAAGATACTCATGACGTTGACAAAAGGGACATCAAWAGGAAAATTCATACTGCCGCCATAGCCGCCTTTAAGCAATAA
- the PFD1 gene encoding prefolding complex chaperone subunit, translating into MSQIAQEMTASLRNSRTQLDMVNQQLAYLDRQEKLAELTKKELESYPTDKLWRSCGKSFILQEKAKYVNDLSHDENVLLEQRKTLKIKQNYLETSVEKTIENLKAMMKN; encoded by the coding sequence ATGTCTCAGATAGCACAAGAAATGACAGCGAGTTTAAGAAACTCTAGAACGCAACTAGACATGGTTAACCAACAATTAGCATATTTGGACAGACAAGAAAAGCTGGCTGAactaacaaaaaaagaactagAGTCTTACCCAACGGATAAATTGTGGAGATCCTGTGGAAAATCGTTTATCTTGCAAGAGAAAGCCAAATATGTCAATGACTTATCACATGATGAAAATGTTCTTTTAgaacaaaggaaaacatTGAAGATAAAGCAAAACTATTTAGAAACATCTGTTGAAAAGACTATAGAAAATCTAAAGgcaatgatgaagaattga
- the ATG27 gene encoding Atg27p, with translation MVSKSWICGFACAIAVAQSLSCEKHDVLKKYQVSQFSTLGSTERDTPPSKTTEKWWVNVCEEHTADSPEGCDKDDMLCGLTSVMLPENKDAITTQIIDFNRNIPFGVEETENALSLSLKGTRWGSNVIDAVLEFQCNDNMKEDELVSTTWADKRIQLTIKGPSGCLKSKDDKKKGDDDKEEKKPAKKSSGASWFTWLFLYALLFTLIYLMVVSFLNTRGGSFQDFRAEFTQRSTQFFTSLPEFCREVVSKILGRNTTQRGGYSAV, from the coding sequence ATGGTATCAAAGAGTTGGATTTGCGGTTTTGCCTGTGCAATTGCAGTGGCCCAGTCGTTATCCTGTGAGAAGCACGatgtattgaaaaagtacCAAGTGAGTCAATTTAGCACGCTGGGTTCTACAGAAAGAGACACCCCGCCAAGCAAAACCACTGAAAAGTGGTGGGTTAACGTTTGTGAGGAGCATACTGCAGACTCCCCCGAAGGCTGTGATAAGGACGATATGCTATGTGGCCTAACGAGTGTTATGTTGCCTGAAAACAAGGATGCTATCACTACTCAGATTATTGATTTTAACAGAAACATACCCTTTGGCGTCGAGGAAACTGAGAATGCACTGTCATTGTCATTAAAGGGCACCAGATGGGGGTCCAACGTCATCGACGCAGTCTTGGAATTCCAGTGCAATGACAACATGAAAGAAGACGAACTGGTTTCCACCACATGGGCCGATAAAAGAATTCAGCTGACCATAAAGGGTCCCTCTGGTTGCTTGAAGAGCAAAgatgacaagaaaaagggcGACGACGACAAGgaggaaaagaagccaGCAAAGAAATCAAGCGGTGCTTCATGGTTTACTTGGTTATTCCTATACGCCTTACTGTTTACATTGATATACCTGATGGTCGTATCGTTCTTGAACACCAGAGGTGGCTCCTTCCAAGATTTCCGTGCCGAGTTCACCCAACGCTCTActcaatttttcacttccTTACCTGAATTCTGTAGAGAAGTTGTCTCGAAAATATTGGGTAGAAACACTACCCAAAGAGGTGGTTACAGCGCCGTTTAA
- the RPL17B gene encoding 60S ribosomal protein uL22, whose product MARYGATSTNPAKSASARGSYLRVSFKNTRETAQAINGWELTKAQKYLDQVLDHQRAIPFRRFNSSIGRTAQGKEFGVTKARWPAKSVKFVQGLLQNAAANAEAKGLDGTKLYVSHIQVNQAPKQRRRTFRAHGRINKYESSPSHIELVVTEKEEAVAKAAEKKAVRLTSRQRGRIAAQKRISA is encoded by the exons ATGGCAAGATACGGTGCTACTTCAACCAATCCAGCTAAATCTGCATCTGCTCGTGGCTCTTACTTGCGtgtttctttcaagaacaCCAGAGAAACCGCTCAAGCCATCAATGGTTGGGAATTGACCAAGGCTCAAAAATACTTGGACCAAGTTTTGGACCACCAAAGAGCTATCCCATTCAGAAGATTTAACTCCTCTATTGGTAGAACCGCTCAAGGTAAGGAATTCGGTGTCACCAAGGCTAGATGGCCAGCTAAGTCTGTTAAGTTCGTTCAAGGTTTGTTGCAAAACGCAGCTGCCAACGCTGAA gcTAAAGGTCTAGATGGTACCAAACTATACGTTTCTCACATCCAAGTTAACCAAGCTCcaaagcaaagaagaagaactttcAGAGCTCACGGTAGAATCAACAAGTACGAATCCTCTCCATCTCACATTGAATTAGTCGTcactgaaaaggaagaagctGTTGCCAAGGCcgctgaaaagaaggccGTCAGATTAACTTCTAGACAAAGAGGTAGAATCGCTGCCCAAAAACGTATCTCCGCTTAA